GGTTGTTCGCTAGGAAGAGATACGATAGAGCCGAGTCGTTGTAGAGCCGAGATTTGGCGTCGATTTTACAGAGCAAGACGAGAATCAACCACGCGAGTCTCGCCGCCATCGGAGAACGATCACCGGATCCTGGATTCTCTTCGCCGCTGCTACTGAAGTAATCCTCCGGTAAAGGTAACGATGACTCCTTGAGAATGGTGGCGAGAGAATCGCTGTAGTCTGCGAGGAAGACGATGAAGTTCATCACATACCTCGTGAGCTGATGAACTCCGCCGCCAGAAATCGCCGATTTCGACGATTCCTTCGTAATCGACGATTGAAACTCCGTCATCATTGCATTCACCGATTCCGATAGCTTCTCTAGAGATTCATTCGCCTGTAATCTAACGGCAGCGGTTGAATCGTAGCTAAAAATCTGATCGATTTTGGGAGTCAGTTGCAAGATCGTCTGGTAAACGTCAAGCGTAGGGAAGATCTTCTCTGCAGTTTTTCTGGATTTCGCTACGGTTAgtgagaagatgaagaggttTAACGCGCTCTGTAGCGTTATGTCAACGAAGCAAGATTCAGcgacggaggaggagaaaatGTGATCGGAAAGGATTCGTTCTCCGTTGAACAGAGTGGTGATTGCTACTCTCGCAACAATCACCCatattttgatcttcttctccagaaTCTCCCATTCCAGTTTCTGCATCTGTGTAGAGGTTAGCTTCTCGAACCCTAGATGAGACAATGTGTCGACGATGATCTTTTTGCGAAACTTCTTGTAGATTTTAACACAATCCTTCTCGTAACCAGAGGAGATCATGCAATTTGCTATCATCTTCAAATCAACAATAGCATCAGAATTCCCTCCTCCTCCTATGTCTTTACCTAATTCCGATGAGGATTCAGAGTAAAGCTCTCCATCTGATGAAGAATCCGAAGCGGTTCCACTTGATCTCGAAGGTATGTTGGATTCAGAAGACCAACCAGAGACGGATTCTGGACTCAGAAAGCGGCGATTCGATTTCAAAACCCGGTAAAACTCCTTCTCCAAATGCTTCATAGCTTTCCGCATCAAATCCTGTCCTTTAGCAAGCTTAGCGGAGTCCGGATTCATAGCAACGGTGCTCTGAATGGCGTATTGTAACTTGCCGAGAACCTCGAGGAAGCGTCTGCCTTCTAGGCGGTTTTGAGCGGAGAAGAGGGAAGAGAGGCtgcatgaagaagaagaagagtcgcAGAGGTGTGGAGTAACCCATTGGCATATGAAG
This sequence is a window from Arabidopsis thaliana chromosome 1 sequence. Protein-coding genes within it:
- the EXO70H6 gene encoding exocyst subunit exo70 family protein H6 (exocyst subunit exo70 family protein H6 (EXO70H6); INVOLVED IN: exocytosis, vesicle docking involved in exocytosis; LOCATED IN: exocyst; CONTAINS InterPro DOMAIN/s: Exo70 exocyst complex subunit (InterPro:IPR004140); BEST Arabidopsis thaliana protein match is: exocyst subunit exo70 family protein H5 (TAIR:AT2G28640.1); Has 846 Blast hits to 838 proteins in 99 species: Archae - 0; Bacteria - 0; Metazoa - 137; Fungi - 47; Plants - 645; Viruses - 0; Other Eukaryotes - 17 (source: NCBI BLink).), with the protein product MVLLKPTTLSKSSKVGPQQQQGFSESLIGDSVEAADAFICQWVTPHLCDSSSSSCSLSSLFSAQNRLEGRRFLEVLGKLQYAIQSTVAMNPDSAKLAKGQDLMRKAMKHLEKEFYRVLKSNRRFLSPESVSGWSSESNIPSRSSGTASDSSSDGELYSESSSELGKDIGGGGNSDAIVDLKMIANCMISSGYEKDCVKIYKKFRKKIIVDTLSHLGFEKLTSTQMQKLEWEILEKKIKIWVIVARVAITTLFNGERILSDHIFSSSVAESCFVDITLQSALNLFIFSLTVAKSRKTAEKIFPTLDVYQTILQLTPKIDQIFSYDSTAAVRLQANESLEKLSESVNAMMTEFQSSITKESSKSAISGGGVHQLTRYVMNFIVFLADYSDSLATILKESSLPLPEDYFSSSGEENPGSGDRSPMAARLAWLILVLLCKIDAKSRLYNDSALSYLFLANNLHYVVTKVRTSNLRLVLGDDWVANHEVKVNQYLEKYEKMAWGDVIASLPGDSTAGTEAEESLRRFNEAFEEAYKKHKTWVVPDPNLRDEIQASIARKLMPGYTGFYKKHPVGSCNIVRFTPEDLNNYITDLYVGLGRSVPVSKTKKYMVSPSHTTDLK